GATGGCACATGGCAGGGCATGAGGAATGGCTGGGACTCACCGATCAGGGGTGTGATGGCAGAGGTGaagacagagctgctctgcaccacGAAGGTCAtcccagcacccaccaccaTGGCAAAGTACCCGGTGAGCCAGCTGAGCGGGTGTGGAAGGTCTGCCACGGCATGGCCACGGGCATGGGACACAAACAGGGACATGGGCATGGCCACATCAGCGTTGGGGGTCAGGGGCAGCCAGGGGCAGGTCTGAGGATGGCAGGTGGAGATGGGCATGGGTGGCCATGTGGCATGTGGTCCCCATCCTACTCACCAGTGTTGATGACCTTCTGGATGGCTTTGGCCACCTGCCCCTTGAGCAGGGAGTTGAGGAGTTTGACCAGGAGGATGAGGCAGGTACAGAGCACGACAAGGGACCcggccagcagcaccagccccacgGCCAGGTCGGGCAGTGGTGTGTCGGTGAAGAGGTGCTCACCTGCCCCACAGCACGGCTGGAcaaggggctggggctggcccggccccgctcacaAACCTGCCCCCGCAGACAGCCCCACACCTGGACCCCAGCACAACATCTCCCAGTCCTGCCCCACATCATGACTCCAGCACTTCTCCATCACACATACAACCCCCAGCCCCACTTGCACCTCCCCAGCCCCAtgccctgtgccccagccctgccccaagCCCTCCACACCCACTCACACTTCTGCCTGGTGACGTTGTGAAGGACCTCGATGCCCTTAGTGCTGCAGTGGCCGGGGGATGTGCAGTTTGGGGGGGGCCCAAGCCCCACAGTGGCCATCTGCAGGGAGAAGGTGGGCTACAGCTGGCTCCACAGTGTCCTCCGCCAACCCTTGCCCACCAGCCATCCTCTGTGGGAGTGTTTGGTGGCCCCAGCAGGGCCATGGGCCCCTCACCTGTGGGGTTGCAGGTCCACACCAGACGCGGATGAGGCTCCGGTTGCGCAGGCTCTCGTCCCCTGTCGCGATGCCCGTGATCACAGACTTGTCCAGCTGCAACAACACACATGTTGGAGAGGGCACCTGGGGGCTAACAGCACCCACAGGTTGGGGACATCTTCACTGGCATGGGGACAccactgccagcctggggacactttgATACAACTGCCATCAAAGGGACACCAGTGCTGAGGACATCACCACCAGCCCGGGGCATACCACTCTGGCATACATAACAGCTGAGGAGACCTGGATGATGAGCTTGGTGAAGGGCTCTGTGATGATCTTCAGCAGGTCGGGGGCATCTTTCCCGCTGCGGATGTTGAAGGTGGCCACAACCAGGCGGGTGACGTGGTGCAGGTACCCACTCACCACctccagtggcagcagcaccagcactgacAGCCAGTTGAAGCAGTCGTGCACTGTGGCACCAGCGAAGGCCCTGTGCAGAATAAAGGAGCCCGCTGGCATGAGGTGGTCCTgaggagcagcccccagccccagaagTGTCCTCTGACCCATCCGGCTCTCACCGTTTGAACTCACTGCGGTCGCCAGCCTGCATGAGGGCCACGATGGTGTTGGTGACCGAGGTGCCGATGTTGGAGCCCATGATGATGGGGATGGCAGAGCGCAcctccagcactggggacagagagaACTGCTAGCCTTGCATGGCCTGGCTCAGGGTGACCCCATCCAGCCATCCTCTCCCTCAGCCTCAGGTCCCCAGCAGCCTCATGGGCACACTCACACCCTGAGGAGACCATGCTGACGATGATagaggtggaggtggaggagcTCTGCACCAGCACAGTCACCAGGATGCCCACCACCAGCCCAGCCACTGGATTGGAGAGGATGGCGTTGTCCTTGAAGATGTCCCCCGCCACCTTACCTGTAAGAGAATGTGAGcgcaggctgctggcactgccattGCCACCAGGTTCCCAGGCATCCCTGCCACCCTACTACCTCCAGCCAgctggaaggcagagctgagcacgTCCAGAGAGCACACAAAGAGGTACAGGAACCCAAACATCAGGGGCACCTTTAGAAGGGAGACACAGAAGGACTGGACCCTGGCCCAGCACCCGAGCTCTGTGCAAGACAAGAGAGAGTGTTAAACTCCTGCTGCGGCATGGCCCTGGCTCCCCAGGCTCCTACAGGCTTACGCCACTCTCATggctcctggcagcacagggctcGTGTCCTTAGCTATGCCACCTGTCCCAGGAtcccctccatctcctcccaccCTGGAGTGACTTGTGCCAGCTGCCCCATTGTCCCTCAGCTCTTCCCACACCACCCCAGGACATTGAGAGTCTCTCCACCAGCACTCCCCTCCCAACCTGGCACTCCACAGTCCTGGCACCCCAAGTGCCCCAGGTGCCTCTGTCAGATCTCTGGGGTGttccccagcccaggtgctgtGAGACCCCCACCCCCTGCGGGGTCTCACCTGGCCTCTGCAGCTCGTCCAAGCCCAGTCGGTGCCCCTGCCAGGACAGCGCGTCCAGCTCGTACCGCTCCCGGCCCTCGCGCAGGCGCCCCGGGGAGCCGGGGCAGGGGAAGCCATGgtcagggcagggcacagcgCTGACCGTGAAGGGGCAGCTGTGGGCACCCGGCAGCcggtgcagagctggggacagagggcaCCTACGTTACAGCCCTGTCCTTGCAGGGAGCTCCCTGCAGAGgagagcccagcactgcctgggccAGGGTCTGGccagaagcagagctgaggaagaggaggaggaggagggctgggggcacctACCTTGGGGGCTGGGGCAGTAGGCGAACTGTGGCCCGTGCACAACCCTTCCTCCCCGCACCGGGCAGCGACCGGGCAGGACCGGGCTCTCCGTCCGGTAGGGCAGCATCGCTCCTGCTGAGGCTGAGCAGAGGTGGCCACATATCACCAAAGCTGTGCTGCACCAACTGCCACGTCCCCCCAgatccctgcagtgctggcaccactgagaagcACCATCCCATCAGCTGTTGGTCCCCTGggccaccagctgctgctgtgccaccccACCGAGCTCCcaaagggcaggcagggcaggaaggggactcctcctgcccagggcccagctcacCTGGGGCTGGCCGGGCACTCAGGGCAGTGCCACTTCCACATGCCACATCCACGCGTCCCTCTGGCGAAGTGGCCCGTGGGGCACCACGGCCCTTTATACACACGCCAAGAGCAAAGTCTAAGGAGCCCCGTGTCGCCCCTCGCCTCCGCTCGCTGCTCACCTCCTCCCCAGAAATTCCTGCAGTTAATGGGTAACCCCCACCACATCCCGCGTCAGCTGCGGCCCCGGGGCGGGATGGGGCACGTGCCCCCGGGGTACCGCGCCCCCGGGAGTGTGGGGCACATGCCCCCAGGGTACCGCGCCCCGGCACTCCTGCCTCGCCTGCCCGGGGTCTGGGTGAGCAGCAGCCGCTGCGGTGATGAGCAGAGCCAGTGCCTGAGAGGTGACACTGGAGGAGCCTCGGCTCTCCATCATTTGGTGCCAGGTGGTTCATCCATTGcatgagaggaagaggaggaggagaagggcttggtgctggtgctgcttggGGCATCACAAACCAGAGATGAGGCCATGCTCACATCCAGCACCCTCAGTGCCATCGCAGCATCAGCCATGAGGGatcagctgtgcccagggcacaATGTCCTCACTCCCAGGGCATTGGAGATGGCTGATGCCAACACCAGTGTGATCCCTGTGTCCTGCCACTGGTGGTGATGGTAGCACACAGCCAGGCTCtgtctgtgccagcagctcagtgtggggcagccagcagtgctgagggcTGTGTGGGGCACAGCCTGCATCTCCTTGGCACCACATCTCCCTGGCATGTGTGGTGGGTGAGCAGGAGAGGAGCGAGGCCAGCGC
This is a stretch of genomic DNA from Vidua chalybeata isolate OUT-0048 chromosome 15, bVidCha1 merged haplotype, whole genome shotgun sequence. It encodes these proteins:
- the SLC34A1 gene encoding LOW QUALITY PROTEIN: sodium-dependent phosphate transport protein 2A (The sequence of the model RefSeq protein was modified relative to this genomic sequence to represent the inferred CDS: inserted 2 bases in 1 codon), which translates into the protein MLPYRTESPVLPGRCPVRGGRVVHGPQFAYCPSPQALHRLPGAHSCPFTVSAVPCPDHGFPCPGSPGRLREGRERYELDALSWQGHRLGLDELQRPELGCWARVQSFCVSLLKVPLMFGFLYLFVCSLDVLSSAFQLAGGKVAGDIFKDNAILSNPVAGLVVGILVTVLVQSSSTSTSIIVSMVSSGLLEVRSAIPIIMGSNIGTSVTNTIVALMQAGDRSEFKRAFAGATVHDCFNWLSVLVLLPLEVVSGYLHHVTRLVVATFNIRSGKDAPDLLKIITEPFTKLIIQLDKSVITGIATGDESLRNRSLIRVWCGPATPQMATVGLGPPPNCTSPGHCXALRASRSFTTSPGRSGQVAKAIQKVINTDLPHPLSWLTGYFAMVVGAGMTFVVQSSSVFTSAITPLIGLGVISIERAYPLTLGSNIGTTTTAILAALASPGDKLASSFQIALCHFFFNISGILLWYPLPFTRLPIRMAKALGERTAKYRWFAVLYLIICFLLLPSLIFGISMAGWRALVGVGAPFLGLLFFVGLVNALQAHSPGRLPKWLQTWDFLPAWMHSLQPLDRVITQATLCCTDRCRSPEGWEEHEGAPRDKARLGLDNPALSYPEEMPSPTTRVGSPRPLPHGATRL